AGAATATCTACACCCGTATCATCGAAAGCCGTGTTAATCGCAGCTGCAACATCGCCATCTTGAATGAGTTTAATTCTTGCGCCTGTCTCACGAATTTCTTCGATCATCTTTTCATGTCTTTTTCTCTTTAATATCGCAACAACAATGTCATCGATATCTTTATTTTTGGCTTTTGCTACTGCTTTTAAATTTTCTGCAACCGGGGCGTTAATATCAATTTTCCCAACAGCATCAGGTCCTACTGCAATTTTTTCCATATACATATCAGGAGCGTGAAGTAAGTCGCCATTATCTGCAATTGCAATAACAGCAAGAGCATTCCAATCTCCATTTGCTACAATGTTTGTTCCTTCTAATGGATCAACAGCTACGTCGACACGAGGTCCGTAACCGTTACCTAGTTTTTCTCCTATGTAAAGCATCGGAGCTTCATCCATTTCCCCTTCTCCAATGACAACTGTCCCTTTCATTGGCACAGTATCAAACACATCACGCATTGCTTCTGTCGCTGCTTGGTCTGCTGCTTCTTTATTACCTCTTCCCATCCACCTTGCTGAAGCTAATGCAGCAGCTTCTGTTACTCGAACTAATTCCATCGATAAACTACGTTCCATATTGTTTCCCCTCACAGTTAATTTTTTACGAGACATCTTTTCCACTTTCAGTCTTCGTTTTGGTCTATTTCTTTCAATAATCTATCTATGAGTTCTCCACTTCTTCTGCTTCTGCTTCTGTCAACTTTTCACGCCAAGTTTTTGCACCGAGTCCATTTAACTTCTCTTCTAAGTTAGCGTAGCCACGATCAATATGGTCTACCCCTGTAATTTCTGTAATTCCATTTGCCATTAATCCAGCAACAACAAGTGCGGCACCAGCGCGCAAATCACTCGCTCGTACTTTAGCACCTTGCAATCTATTTCCACCGTTAATTAACGCAGATCTACCTTCAACCTTTATATTCGCTCCCATTCTACGAAGTTCATCTATATGTTTGAAACGAGCATTATAAATTGTATCTGTCACCATACTTGAACCTTCAGCACTCGTTAATAAGGAGGTGAATGGCTGTTGAAGATCGGTAGGAAAGCCTGGATAAACGAGGGTTTTCACGTCAACTGCATTTAGGTTTTGTTGTGTTCGGATAAAAACTTGGTCATCGCCG
The Bacillus shivajii DNA segment above includes these coding regions:
- the glpX gene encoding class II fructose-bisphosphatase — encoded protein: MERSLSMELVRVTEAAALASARWMGRGNKEAADQAATEAMRDVFDTVPMKGTVVIGEGEMDEAPMLYIGEKLGNGYGPRVDVAVDPLEGTNIVANGDWNALAVIAIADNGDLLHAPDMYMEKIAVGPDAVGKIDINAPVAENLKAVAKAKNKDIDDIVVAILKRKRHEKMIEEIRETGARIKLIQDGDVAAAINTAFDDTGVDILLGSGGAPEGVLAAVALKCLGGEIQGKLLPQNEEEAARCEKMGIGDITRVLKMEDLVGGDDAIFAATGVTDGELLKGVRYKGTAGTTQSVVMRAKSGTVRFIDGKHMLNKKPDLVIR